From Eubalaena glacialis isolate mEubGla1 chromosome 5, mEubGla1.1.hap2.+ XY, whole genome shotgun sequence, one genomic window encodes:
- the CLGN gene encoding calmegin isoform X2, producing MRFQGFRLCLGLLFISINAEFMDDTVEMEDFDENSEKIDANENEFSSEIKYKTPQPIGEVYFTETFDSEVLAGWVLSKAKKDDTDAEISIYDGRWEIEELRENPVPGDRGLVLKSRAKHHAISAVLAKPFIFADKPLIVQHKHPQTGVFEEKHAKPPDVDLKQFFTDRKTHLYTLVMNPDDTFEVLIDQIVVNKGNLLEDVVPPINPPKEIEDPSDKKPDDWDERAKIPDPSAVKPEDWDESEPAQIEDSSVVKPDGWLDNEPKFIPDPNAEKPIDWNEDMDGEWEAPQISNPACQIGCGEWSPPMIDNPKYKGVWRPPMIDNPNYQGIWSPRKIPNPDYFEDSHPFLLTSFRALGLELWSMTSDIYFDNFIICSEKEVADRWAADGWGVKIMIENDNEPSIFKQLMAATEERPWLWFIYLVTAVLPIALITSFCWPRKVKKRYEDAEFEKLDICKPQTKGALEQEVKGEKAALEKPVDLEEEKQQSDGEILEKEEEGEPEEKSEEEIEIIEGQEEGNKSNKSGSEDEMREADESTGSGDGPVKSVRKRRVRKE from the exons ATGCGTTTCCAAGGCTTTCGGCTATGTTTGGGTCTTCTTTTCATCTCAATTAATGCAGAATTTATGGATGATACTGTTGAGATGGAAGACTTTgatgaaaattcagaaaagatTGATGCTAATGAAAATGAATTCTCCTCAGAG ATTAAATATAAGACACCTCAACCTATAGGAGAAGTATATTTTACGGAAACTTTTGATAGTGAAGTGTTGGCTGG GTGGGTCTtatcaaaagcaaaaaaagatgatacagatgCGGAGATTTCTATATATGatg gaAGATGGGAAATAGAAGAATTGAGAGAAAATCCAGTACCTGGTGACCGAGGACTGGTGTTGAAATCTAGAGCAAAGCATCATGCAATATCTGCTGTATTAGCAAAACCTTTCATCTTTGCTGATAAACCTCTGATAGTACA ACATAAACATCCCCAAACTGGAGTTTTTGAAGAGAAGCATGCCAAACCTCCAGATGTAGACCTTAAACAGTTCTTTACAGACAGGAAGACTCATCTTTATACCCTTG TGATGAATCCAGATGACACATTTGAAGTATTAATTGATCAGATAGTTGTAAACAAAGGAAACCTACTAGAGGATGTGGTTCCTCCTATCAATCCTCCCAAAGAAATTGAAGATCCCAGTGATAAAAAACCTGATGATTGGGATGAAAGAGCAAAAATCCCTGATCCTTCTGCTGTCAAACCAGAAGACTG GGATGAAAGTGAACCTGCCCAAATAGAAGATTCAAGTGTTGTTAAACCTGATGGCTGGCTTGATAATGAACCGAAATTTATTCCAGATCCTAATGCTGAAAAACCCATTGACTG GAATGAAGACATGGATGGAGAATGGGAGGCACCTCAGATTTCTAATCCAGCATGTCAGATTGGGTGTGGTGAGTGGAGCCCTCCCATGATAGATAACCCAAAATACAAAGGAGTATGGAGACCTCCTATGATAGATAACCCTAACTACCAG GGTATCTGGAGTCCTCGAAAAATTCCTAATCCAGATTATTTTGAAGACAGTCACCCATTTCTTCTGACTTCCTTCCGTGCTCTTGGTTTAGAGCTTTGGTCCATGACCTCTGATATCTACtttgataattttattatttgttcgGAAAAGGAAGTAGCAGATCGCTGGGCTGCAGATGGCTGGGGAGTGAAAATAATGATAGAAAATGATAATGAG CCTAGTATATTCAAACAGTTGATGGCAGCTACTGAAGAGCGCCCATGGCTTTGGTTCATTTATCTTGTGACAGCAGTGCTTCCAATAGCATTAATTACTTCATTTTGTTGGCCAAGAAAAGTAAag AAAAGATATGAAGATGCAGAGTTCGAAAAACTGGACATATGTAAACCACAAACAAAGGGAGCACTAGAGCAAGAAGTGAAGGGAGAGAAAGCAGCCCTGGAGAAACCAGTAGACTTGGAAGAGGAAAAACAGCAAAGTGATGGTGAAATTCTTGAAAAAG aagaGGAAGGTGAACCTGAGGAAAAGAGTgaagaagaaattgaaatcatagaAGGACAAGAAGAAGGTAATAAATCAAATAAGTCTGGATCAGAGGATGAG atGAGAGAAGCAGATGAGAGCACAGGATCTGGAGATGGGCCAGTAAAGTCAGTACGCAAAAGAAGAGTACGAAAGGAGTAA
- the CLGN gene encoding calmegin isoform X1 — MRFQGFRLCLGLLFISINAEFMDDTVEMEDFDENSEKIDANENEFSSEIKYKTPQPIGEVYFTETFDSEVLAGWVLSKAKKDDTDAEISIYDGRWEIEELRENPVPGDRGLVLKSRAKHHAISAVLAKPFIFADKPLIVQYEVNFQDGIDCGGAYIKLLADTDGLNLENFYDKTSYTIMFGPDKCGEDYKLHFIFRHKHPQTGVFEEKHAKPPDVDLKQFFTDRKTHLYTLVMNPDDTFEVLIDQIVVNKGNLLEDVVPPINPPKEIEDPSDKKPDDWDERAKIPDPSAVKPEDWDESEPAQIEDSSVVKPDGWLDNEPKFIPDPNAEKPIDWNEDMDGEWEAPQISNPACQIGCGEWSPPMIDNPKYKGVWRPPMIDNPNYQGIWSPRKIPNPDYFEDSHPFLLTSFRALGLELWSMTSDIYFDNFIICSEKEVADRWAADGWGVKIMIENDNEPSIFKQLMAATEERPWLWFIYLVTAVLPIALITSFCWPRKVKKRYEDAEFEKLDICKPQTKGALEQEVKGEKAALEKPVDLEEEKQQSDGEILEKEEEGEPEEKSEEEIEIIEGQEEGNKSNKSGSEDEMREADESTGSGDGPVKSVRKRRVRKE, encoded by the exons ATGCGTTTCCAAGGCTTTCGGCTATGTTTGGGTCTTCTTTTCATCTCAATTAATGCAGAATTTATGGATGATACTGTTGAGATGGAAGACTTTgatgaaaattcagaaaagatTGATGCTAATGAAAATGAATTCTCCTCAGAG ATTAAATATAAGACACCTCAACCTATAGGAGAAGTATATTTTACGGAAACTTTTGATAGTGAAGTGTTGGCTGG GTGGGTCTtatcaaaagcaaaaaaagatgatacagatgCGGAGATTTCTATATATGatg gaAGATGGGAAATAGAAGAATTGAGAGAAAATCCAGTACCTGGTGACCGAGGACTGGTGTTGAAATCTAGAGCAAAGCATCATGCAATATCTGCTGTATTAGCAAAACCTTTCATCTTTGCTGATAAACCTCTGATAGTACA ATATGAAGTAAATTTTCAAGATGGTATTGATTGTGGAGGTGCATACATTAAACTCCTAGCAGACACTGATGGTTTGAATCTG GAAAACTTTTATGATAAAACATCCTATACCATTATGTTTGGACCAGATAAATGTGGAGAAGATTATAAACTTCATTTTATCTTCAGACATAAACATCCCCAAACTGGAGTTTTTGAAGAGAAGCATGCCAAACCTCCAGATGTAGACCTTAAACAGTTCTTTACAGACAGGAAGACTCATCTTTATACCCTTG TGATGAATCCAGATGACACATTTGAAGTATTAATTGATCAGATAGTTGTAAACAAAGGAAACCTACTAGAGGATGTGGTTCCTCCTATCAATCCTCCCAAAGAAATTGAAGATCCCAGTGATAAAAAACCTGATGATTGGGATGAAAGAGCAAAAATCCCTGATCCTTCTGCTGTCAAACCAGAAGACTG GGATGAAAGTGAACCTGCCCAAATAGAAGATTCAAGTGTTGTTAAACCTGATGGCTGGCTTGATAATGAACCGAAATTTATTCCAGATCCTAATGCTGAAAAACCCATTGACTG GAATGAAGACATGGATGGAGAATGGGAGGCACCTCAGATTTCTAATCCAGCATGTCAGATTGGGTGTGGTGAGTGGAGCCCTCCCATGATAGATAACCCAAAATACAAAGGAGTATGGAGACCTCCTATGATAGATAACCCTAACTACCAG GGTATCTGGAGTCCTCGAAAAATTCCTAATCCAGATTATTTTGAAGACAGTCACCCATTTCTTCTGACTTCCTTCCGTGCTCTTGGTTTAGAGCTTTGGTCCATGACCTCTGATATCTACtttgataattttattatttgttcgGAAAAGGAAGTAGCAGATCGCTGGGCTGCAGATGGCTGGGGAGTGAAAATAATGATAGAAAATGATAATGAG CCTAGTATATTCAAACAGTTGATGGCAGCTACTGAAGAGCGCCCATGGCTTTGGTTCATTTATCTTGTGACAGCAGTGCTTCCAATAGCATTAATTACTTCATTTTGTTGGCCAAGAAAAGTAAag AAAAGATATGAAGATGCAGAGTTCGAAAAACTGGACATATGTAAACCACAAACAAAGGGAGCACTAGAGCAAGAAGTGAAGGGAGAGAAAGCAGCCCTGGAGAAACCAGTAGACTTGGAAGAGGAAAAACAGCAAAGTGATGGTGAAATTCTTGAAAAAG aagaGGAAGGTGAACCTGAGGAAAAGAGTgaagaagaaattgaaatcatagaAGGACAAGAAGAAGGTAATAAATCAAATAAGTCTGGATCAGAGGATGAG atGAGAGAAGCAGATGAGAGCACAGGATCTGGAGATGGGCCAGTAAAGTCAGTACGCAAAAGAAGAGTACGAAAGGAGTAA